Proteins encoded in a region of the Alosa sapidissima isolate fAloSap1 chromosome 19, fAloSap1.pri, whole genome shotgun sequence genome:
- the mtres1 gene encoding mitochondrial transcription rescue factor 1 produces the protein MQSLLPALTLRQLGRLNSIQLFSTGHGPAWSSWCPRTLHARQLWGSVGPVTLRTQALTTVRDSSSAWSVHQARYRSTKKKGSQRTVQEEDDEDDGDSEDELQDDPGLPKDYKDTEKYVQSFRYDLILKAGLDMARNKVEDAFYGSRLRLNGLKLIKKSKTVKVGDTLDFILGEDKEIDSVNLKRVIFKKVIGETRDADKYKVVLRTWKNLQLPKKDVYKD, from the exons ATGCAGAGTCTGTTGCCTGCGCTGACTCTCAGACAGCTGGGTCGTCTGAACTCCATTCAGCTCTTCTCCACAGGCCATGGACCAGCGTGGAGCTCATGGTGTCCTCGGACATTGCATGCACGTCAGCTGTGGGGCTCCGTCGGTCCCGTGACACTGAGGACACAAGCTTTGACAACAGTAAGGGATTCTTCCTCAGCTTGGTCCGTACATCAGGCTAGGTACAGATCcacaaaaaagaaaggaagccAAAGAACAGTGCAagaagaggatgatgaggatgatggcGACTCTGAGGATGAACTTCAAGATGATCCAGGGTTGCCAAAAGACTATAAAGACACAGAGAAGTATGTGCAGTCCTTTCGCTATGACCTCATCTTGAAAGCTGGCCTGGACATGGCACGGAA CAAAGTGGAGGATGCCTTTTATGGAAGCAGACTGCGATTAAATGGATTGAAACTAATCAAGAAGAGCAAAACT GTTAAAGTAGGAGACACTTTGGACTTCATACTGGGTGAGGACAAAGAAATAGACTCTGTCAACCTAAAGAGAGTCATCTTCAAGAAAGTAATAGGAGAGACAAGAGATGCTGACAAGTATAAAGTCGTTTTAAGAACCTGGAAAAACCTACAGCTACCTAAGAAAGACGTTTACAAGGATTga
- the bend3 gene encoding BEN domain-containing protein 3 isoform X2 has translation MNVIKHEDNVEREMLEKGGESSKEIKTEEDSEVLQGCHGTSETAVGKSLGAALDDITTCSEAQQESEDMSINTDQPISRKRVKLASEVGEHVQEKGCEESTRSPLHSLTSDKKDAAQEKTIASYRKPLYSISHRITEKKAASSLDQHGQHEAGVRLNSILFPKLCSSGPNNRCESSLTQGGSAAATPTDPNLYPLIEKMFFILNTLNTSMTQLHSKVDLLSLEVTRIKKQIKPSEMAMEFQPPPEYQLTSEELAQLMEQTSTAGELGCRLLVQLFPELFTAKDCIHGCGACGIAGKRTLDSLHLQLIRNYVEVCYPLVKNSNVWQTECLLQINDFFNRFWAQKDMENGQPHGKQTPVGFEVDQSQPCHFINEDGQDERLSVSSDNSNGPLNISSDLILDSQEVGEELDDLSSPDDFVILLLNRLFPEVFEEGKLPEGYSGCNSIGKLLLDSDRLEIIRKYMEANFPDMPEDTWLQICIQRMEEALEAIPGNGNDLDNMQDESFDTNLPDDISIVKISEFGDFDRPNRRTKKSWLAPINFDTLEIPLPDFDVPQEYLLTKEQLKNNYDCSLSIGNFASRLLVLMFPELFTYENARKHYNCSGTLGKKQLDPIRIRLIRHYVQLLYPRAKNDRVWTLEFVDKLDERCRRRDTEQRRSYQQQRKVFVPKLEPDFVTASQISQLTSERLKEDYEMPPVPPEKSSKDFCKIPLEELAVPPPDFPVPSVYLLSDSEVREIVQQSLSVGNFAARLLVRLFGELFTQENLRLQYNHSGACNKKQLDPVRLRLIRHYVEAVYPVDKMEEVWHYECVPSIDERCRRPNRKKCDILKKAKRSSTVSYS, from the exons ATGAATGTCATCAAGCATGAAGACaacgtagagagagagatgctcgaGAAAG GAGGGGAATCATCAAAAGAAATTAAGACAGAGGAAGATTCAGAAGTGTTACAAGGCTGTCATGGGACTTCAGAAACTGCTGTGGGAAAGTCCCTGGGTGCCGCCTTAGACGACATCACTACATGCTCTGAAGCCCAGCAAGAGTCAGAGGATATGAGTATAAACACAGACCAACCTATAAGCAGGAAGAGGGTCAAACTTGCCAGTGAG GTTGGGGAACATGTGCAAGAGAAGGGGTGTGAAGAATCCACAAGGTCACCACTCCATAGCCTTACGTCTGACAAGAAGGACGCTGCCCAGGAGAAGACCATCGCCTCTTACAGGAAGCCTCTGTACAGCATCTCCCATCGCATTACAGAGAAGAAAGCTGCCTCAAGTCTGGATCAGCATGGACAGCATGAAGCAGGGGTTCGGTTGAACAGTATCCTGTTCCCTAAACTGTGCAGTTCGGGGCCGAATAACCGATGCGAGTCAAGCCTCACTCAAGGGGGTTCAGCTGCTGCTACCCCAACAGACCCAAACCTCTACCCTTTGATCGAGAAAATGTTCTTCATTCTCAACACGCTGAACACAAGCATGACTCAGCTGCACAGTAAAGTGGACTTGCTGTCTCTCGAGGTTACGCGTATTAAGAAACAAATCAAACCCTCTGAAATGGCAATGGAGTTCCAGCCCCCGCCAGAATATCAGTTAACAAGTGAGGAGCTTGCTCAGCTGATGGAGCAGACATCCACAGCTGGGGAGCTCGGGTGCAGGCTGCTGGTCCAGCTGTTTCCTGAGCTGTTTACAGCCAAGGATTGCATTCATGGCTGCGGTGCCTGCGGTATAGCGGGCAAACGGACTCTCGACTCCCTTCACCTTCAGCTCATACGCAACTATGTGGAAGTCTGCTACCCGTTGGTAAAGAACAGTAATGTTTGGCAGACGGAGTGCCTCTTACAAATTAATGACTTTTTTAATCGTTTCTGGGCCCAAAAGGACATGGAAAATGGCCAGCCTCATGGCAAACAGACTCCAGTTGGCTTTGAGGTAGACCAGAGTCAGCCCTGCCATTTCATCAATGAGGATGGACAGGATGAGAGACTTTCAGTGTCCAGTGACAACAGCAATGGTCCCCTAAACATCTCCTCAGACCTCATCTTGGATTCccaggaggtgggggaggagcTTGATGACCTCTCTTCCCCTGATGACTTTGTCATTTTGTTGTTAAATAGGCTTTTCCCAGAGGTCTTTGAGGAGGGCAAATTGCCCGAGGGTTACAGTGGTTGTAACAGCATCGGGAAGTTATTACTGGACTCTGACAGGTTAGAGATCATTCGCAAGTATATGGAAGCTAATTTTCCTGATATGCCTGAGGACACATGGCTACAGATCTGTATTCAGCGAATGGAAGAAGCACTAGAGGCAATTCCAGGAAATGGAAATGACCTGGACAACATGCAGGATGAGAGCTTTGACACAAATCTGCCAGACGATATTTCTATTGTTAAAATCAGTGAGTTTGGTGATTTTGATCGTCCAAACCGCAGGACTAAAAAATCATGGTTGGCACCCATCAATTTTGACACACTTGAGATTCCTCTTCCTGATTTTGATGTACCCCAGGAATATCTCCTTACAAAAGAGCAGCTTAAGAATAACTATGATTGTAGCCTGTCCATCGGGAATTTTGCTTCCCGCTTGCTTGTTCTTATGTTTCCAGAGTTGTTCACATATGAGAATGCACGAAAGCATTACAACTGTAGTGGTACCTTAGGCAAGAAGCAGCTTGATCCAATTAGGATCAGATTGATCCGTCATTATGTTCAGCTGTTATACCCCCGGGCCAAGAATGACCGAGTATGGACCCTTGAGTTTGTGGACAAATTAGATGAGCGGTGCAGGCGGAGGGACACCGAGCAGCGCCGCTCATACCAACAGCAACGTAAAGTTTTTGTTCCAAAGTTGGAGCCAGACTTTGTAACTGCCAGCCAAATAAGCCAACTGACCTCTGAGCGCCTGAAAGAGGACTACGAAATGCCACCTGTTCCTCCTGAAAAAAGTAGCAAAGACTTTTGCAAGATCCCTCTGGAAGAGCTTGCTGTGCCTCCTCCTGACTTTCCTGTGCCTTCTGTGTACCTGCTGTCAGATTCTGAGGTGAGGGAGATTGTTCAGCAGAGTCTTTCAGTGGGGAACTTTGCTGCCCGCTTGCTGGTGCGTCTCTTCGGAGAGCTCTTTACCCAGGAAAACCTGCGGCTTCAGTACAATCACTCTGGCGCCTGCAACAAAAAGCAGCTGGACCCTGTCCGCCTGCGCTTGATTCGCCATTATGTAGAAGCTGTGTACCCAGTGGACAAGATGGAAGAGGTGTGGCACTATGAGTGTGTTCCGAGCATCGATGAGCGTTGTAGACGGCCCAATCGGAAAAAGTGTGACATTCTAAAGAAGGCCAAGAGATCGAGCACTGTGTCATACTCTTAA
- the bend3 gene encoding BEN domain-containing protein 3 isoform X1, translating to MMVAYSISGNDMNVIKHEDNVEREMLEKGGESSKEIKTEEDSEVLQGCHGTSETAVGKSLGAALDDITTCSEAQQESEDMSINTDQPISRKRVKLASEVGEHVQEKGCEESTRSPLHSLTSDKKDAAQEKTIASYRKPLYSISHRITEKKAASSLDQHGQHEAGVRLNSILFPKLCSSGPNNRCESSLTQGGSAAATPTDPNLYPLIEKMFFILNTLNTSMTQLHSKVDLLSLEVTRIKKQIKPSEMAMEFQPPPEYQLTSEELAQLMEQTSTAGELGCRLLVQLFPELFTAKDCIHGCGACGIAGKRTLDSLHLQLIRNYVEVCYPLVKNSNVWQTECLLQINDFFNRFWAQKDMENGQPHGKQTPVGFEVDQSQPCHFINEDGQDERLSVSSDNSNGPLNISSDLILDSQEVGEELDDLSSPDDFVILLLNRLFPEVFEEGKLPEGYSGCNSIGKLLLDSDRLEIIRKYMEANFPDMPEDTWLQICIQRMEEALEAIPGNGNDLDNMQDESFDTNLPDDISIVKISEFGDFDRPNRRTKKSWLAPINFDTLEIPLPDFDVPQEYLLTKEQLKNNYDCSLSIGNFASRLLVLMFPELFTYENARKHYNCSGTLGKKQLDPIRIRLIRHYVQLLYPRAKNDRVWTLEFVDKLDERCRRRDTEQRRSYQQQRKVFVPKLEPDFVTASQISQLTSERLKEDYEMPPVPPEKSSKDFCKIPLEELAVPPPDFPVPSVYLLSDSEVREIVQQSLSVGNFAARLLVRLFGELFTQENLRLQYNHSGACNKKQLDPVRLRLIRHYVEAVYPVDKMEEVWHYECVPSIDERCRRPNRKKCDILKKAKRSSTVSYS from the exons ATGATGGTGGCCTACAGCATATCCGGAAAT GATATGAATGTCATCAAGCATGAAGACaacgtagagagagagatgctcgaGAAAG GAGGGGAATCATCAAAAGAAATTAAGACAGAGGAAGATTCAGAAGTGTTACAAGGCTGTCATGGGACTTCAGAAACTGCTGTGGGAAAGTCCCTGGGTGCCGCCTTAGACGACATCACTACATGCTCTGAAGCCCAGCAAGAGTCAGAGGATATGAGTATAAACACAGACCAACCTATAAGCAGGAAGAGGGTCAAACTTGCCAGTGAG GTTGGGGAACATGTGCAAGAGAAGGGGTGTGAAGAATCCACAAGGTCACCACTCCATAGCCTTACGTCTGACAAGAAGGACGCTGCCCAGGAGAAGACCATCGCCTCTTACAGGAAGCCTCTGTACAGCATCTCCCATCGCATTACAGAGAAGAAAGCTGCCTCAAGTCTGGATCAGCATGGACAGCATGAAGCAGGGGTTCGGTTGAACAGTATCCTGTTCCCTAAACTGTGCAGTTCGGGGCCGAATAACCGATGCGAGTCAAGCCTCACTCAAGGGGGTTCAGCTGCTGCTACCCCAACAGACCCAAACCTCTACCCTTTGATCGAGAAAATGTTCTTCATTCTCAACACGCTGAACACAAGCATGACTCAGCTGCACAGTAAAGTGGACTTGCTGTCTCTCGAGGTTACGCGTATTAAGAAACAAATCAAACCCTCTGAAATGGCAATGGAGTTCCAGCCCCCGCCAGAATATCAGTTAACAAGTGAGGAGCTTGCTCAGCTGATGGAGCAGACATCCACAGCTGGGGAGCTCGGGTGCAGGCTGCTGGTCCAGCTGTTTCCTGAGCTGTTTACAGCCAAGGATTGCATTCATGGCTGCGGTGCCTGCGGTATAGCGGGCAAACGGACTCTCGACTCCCTTCACCTTCAGCTCATACGCAACTATGTGGAAGTCTGCTACCCGTTGGTAAAGAACAGTAATGTTTGGCAGACGGAGTGCCTCTTACAAATTAATGACTTTTTTAATCGTTTCTGGGCCCAAAAGGACATGGAAAATGGCCAGCCTCATGGCAAACAGACTCCAGTTGGCTTTGAGGTAGACCAGAGTCAGCCCTGCCATTTCATCAATGAGGATGGACAGGATGAGAGACTTTCAGTGTCCAGTGACAACAGCAATGGTCCCCTAAACATCTCCTCAGACCTCATCTTGGATTCccaggaggtgggggaggagcTTGATGACCTCTCTTCCCCTGATGACTTTGTCATTTTGTTGTTAAATAGGCTTTTCCCAGAGGTCTTTGAGGAGGGCAAATTGCCCGAGGGTTACAGTGGTTGTAACAGCATCGGGAAGTTATTACTGGACTCTGACAGGTTAGAGATCATTCGCAAGTATATGGAAGCTAATTTTCCTGATATGCCTGAGGACACATGGCTACAGATCTGTATTCAGCGAATGGAAGAAGCACTAGAGGCAATTCCAGGAAATGGAAATGACCTGGACAACATGCAGGATGAGAGCTTTGACACAAATCTGCCAGACGATATTTCTATTGTTAAAATCAGTGAGTTTGGTGATTTTGATCGTCCAAACCGCAGGACTAAAAAATCATGGTTGGCACCCATCAATTTTGACACACTTGAGATTCCTCTTCCTGATTTTGATGTACCCCAGGAATATCTCCTTACAAAAGAGCAGCTTAAGAATAACTATGATTGTAGCCTGTCCATCGGGAATTTTGCTTCCCGCTTGCTTGTTCTTATGTTTCCAGAGTTGTTCACATATGAGAATGCACGAAAGCATTACAACTGTAGTGGTACCTTAGGCAAGAAGCAGCTTGATCCAATTAGGATCAGATTGATCCGTCATTATGTTCAGCTGTTATACCCCCGGGCCAAGAATGACCGAGTATGGACCCTTGAGTTTGTGGACAAATTAGATGAGCGGTGCAGGCGGAGGGACACCGAGCAGCGCCGCTCATACCAACAGCAACGTAAAGTTTTTGTTCCAAAGTTGGAGCCAGACTTTGTAACTGCCAGCCAAATAAGCCAACTGACCTCTGAGCGCCTGAAAGAGGACTACGAAATGCCACCTGTTCCTCCTGAAAAAAGTAGCAAAGACTTTTGCAAGATCCCTCTGGAAGAGCTTGCTGTGCCTCCTCCTGACTTTCCTGTGCCTTCTGTGTACCTGCTGTCAGATTCTGAGGTGAGGGAGATTGTTCAGCAGAGTCTTTCAGTGGGGAACTTTGCTGCCCGCTTGCTGGTGCGTCTCTTCGGAGAGCTCTTTACCCAGGAAAACCTGCGGCTTCAGTACAATCACTCTGGCGCCTGCAACAAAAAGCAGCTGGACCCTGTCCGCCTGCGCTTGATTCGCCATTATGTAGAAGCTGTGTACCCAGTGGACAAGATGGAAGAGGTGTGGCACTATGAGTGTGTTCCGAGCATCGATGAGCGTTGTAGACGGCCCAATCGGAAAAAGTGTGACATTCTAAAGAAGGCCAAGAGATCGAGCACTGTGTCATACTCTTAA